One window of Nitrospira sp. SG-bin1 genomic DNA carries:
- a CDS encoding short-chain dehydrogenase/reductase, translated as MSIGDNRAVVITGASTGIGAACALHLDRLGFTVFAGVRKLDDGVVLQRISSDRLRPIMLDVTDSATIQRSHAIVSERIGTNGLYGLVNNAGIAVPAPLEAIPITDFRRQLEVNVIGQVAVTQAFLPLIRQARGRIVNMGSIAGLSTMPLMGPYSASKFALEAITDALRLEVQQWGIQVSIIEPGAIATPIWTKSADEAVGREAAIETDLRTLYQPIVDAVRKVVGEASKRAISADAVAKVVADALTSPYPKTRYLVGKDAKLRALMVKILPDRLSDRILTKILDLPH; from the coding sequence ATGTCGATCGGGGACAATCGTGCGGTAGTCATCACGGGGGCGTCCACGGGCATTGGAGCGGCCTGTGCGCTGCATCTCGATCGGTTGGGCTTCACGGTTTTTGCCGGAGTGCGGAAGCTGGATGACGGCGTGGTGCTGCAACGGATCAGCTCGGATCGGCTGAGACCTATCATGCTCGATGTCACGGACAGCGCGACGATTCAACGGTCTCACGCGATCGTTTCAGAACGAATCGGAACGAATGGGCTGTATGGATTAGTGAATAATGCCGGTATTGCGGTGCCGGCGCCGCTCGAAGCGATTCCCATCACCGATTTTCGAAGACAACTCGAAGTGAATGTCATCGGCCAAGTGGCCGTCACCCAAGCGTTTCTGCCACTGATCCGGCAGGCGCGTGGTCGTATCGTGAATATGGGTTCCATCGCAGGACTTTCGACGATGCCGCTGATGGGCCCCTATTCGGCATCCAAATTCGCACTGGAAGCCATTACGGACGCGTTGCGTCTCGAAGTCCAACAATGGGGCATTCAGGTCTCCATTATCGAGCCCGGTGCCATTGCGACGCCGATCTGGACCAAGTCCGCTGACGAGGCTGTCGGACGAGAGGCAGCCATAGAGACGGACCTACGCACGCTCTATCAGCCTATCGTGGACGCCGTGAGGAAGGTGGTCGGAGAAGCCTCGAAGCGGGCGATCTCGGCTGATGCGGTGGCCAAAGTGGTCGCAGATGCGCTGACGTCACCCTACCCCAAAACACGCTATCTGGTCGGCAAGGATGCCAAGCTGCGTGCATTGATGGTAAAGATTCTTCCGGATCGTCTTTCAGACAGGATCCTGACGAAGATTCTCGACCTCCCTCACTGA